From Micromonas commoda chromosome 3, complete sequence, a single genomic window includes:
- a CDS encoding predicted protein, translating into MLHSWEKIPRSHTSDPEEVCQLSSPTCHLFEIKFGEVDQIAQSSRALPHPRSAMSLVFASALARPTPAPVAGSRRIAPGAAGKPPRPSASPVVAFAKKKGKGGSRDGYDDWDDGFGSGSGNYDANFNSIDDDFYTGAGGDYDSFGSKSGAAKPESGKKKGAAKRAKKAKGSDVDDGYAPVAGDVSRLIRSKAPAKPESGAIGSSLDSGDGPNFVRPLDGWKKKGEASSYGDVFENSAAFSMDDGDLDFGAEPLAAEPIDAPRVVTVAKAVPKKEKREEAKEAKAVDPADPGKGEKKASQTLKKWGFAQSNIDDALGATEEAAATAVGEGQTAYNKRRQVLALDWLLLNAPEDAIPMDYRNDAIKARS; encoded by the coding sequence ATGCTCCACAGTTGGGAAAAGATCCCGCGAAGTCACACCTCCGATCCTGAAGAAGTTTGCCAGCTCAGCTCACCCACCTGCCACCTGTTCGAGATAAAGTTTGGGGAGGTCGATCAGATCGCTCAAAGCTCACGCGCCTTACCCCACCCGCGCTCCGCGATGTCCCTCgtgttcgcctcggcgctcgcgcgccccaccccggcgccggtcgccggCTCCCGGCGCATCgcaccgggcgcggcgggtaaacccccccgcccctccgcctcccccgtcgtcgccttcgccaaGAAGAAAGGCAAGGGTGGATCGCGCGACGGGTACGACGATTGGGACGACGGCTTCGGCAGCGGCAGCGGCAACTACGACGCCAACTTCAactccatcgacgacgacttctacaccggcgcgggcggcgactaCGACTCCTTCGGTTCCAagtccggcgccgccaagcccgagagcggcaagaagaagggcgccgcgaagcgcgccaAGAAGGCAAAGGGcagcgacgtcgacgacgggtacGCGCCGGTTGCCGGCGACGTCTCCCGGCTCATCCGCTCCAAGGCGCCCGCCAAGCCCGAGAGCGGCGCCATCGGATCGTCCCTAGACTCCGGCGACGGACCCAACTTCGTGAGGCCGCTCGACGGCtggaagaagaagggcgaggCGTCCAGCTACGGCGACGTGTTTGAAAACTCGGCGGCGTTTTCaatggacgacggcgacttggactttggcgccgagccgctcgcggcggagccaatcgacgcgccgagggtcgTGACGGTCGCCAAGGCGGTGcccaagaaggagaagagggaggaggcgaaggaggccaaggcggtggATCCCGCGGACCCGGGTAAGGGGGAGAAGAAGGCTTCGCAGACTCTGAAAAAGTGGGGTTTCGCGCAGTCAaacatcgacgacgcgctgggagcgacggaggaggcggcggcgacggccgtgGGCGAGGGGCAGACGGCGTACAACAAGAGGCGGCAGGTGCTGGCGCTGGACTGGCTGCTGCTCAACGCGCCGGAGGATGCCATCCCGATGGACTATCGCAACGACGCCATCAAGGCGAGGTCGTGA
- the RPE gene encoding ribulose-phosphate 3-epimerase (Ribulose-phosphate 3-epimerase, chloroplast precursor; predicted (ChloroP & TargetP) TP 1st 36 AA) — MSAVTNSAVFARKSLAGKAIANKRVATKARAAFNVSANAKVDACDKNSVIVSPSILSANFATLGAEVKAVDEAGAEWIHIDVMDGRFVPNITIGPLVVDALRPVTDKVLDTHLMIVEPELRVADFAKAGSDIISVHAEGASTIHLHRTINQIKDLGCKAGVVLNPGTHPDCLEYILDCVDLILVMSVNPGFGGQSFIESQVDKIKKIKAMCDAKGVNPWIEVDGGVSPANAYKVIDAGANALVAGSAVFNSDDYAKAIAGIKASKAPK; from the exons ATGTCCGCCGTCACCAActccgccgtcttcgcccgCAAGTCCCTCGCCGGCAAGGCTATCGCGAACAAGCGCGTCGCCACcaaggcccgcgccgcgttcaacgtctccgccaacgccaaggtcgacgcgtgcgacaaGAACTCCGTCATCGTCTCCCCCTCCATCCTCTCCGCCAACTtcgccaccctcggcgccgag GTCAAGGCTGTCGATGAGGCCGGCGCTGAGTGGATCCACATCGACGTCATGGACGGCCGCTTCGTCCCCAACATCACCATCGgccccctcgtcgtcgacgcgctccgcccCGTCACCGACAAGGTTCTCGACACCCACCTCATGatcgtcgagcccgagctccgcgtcgcggactTCGCCAAGGCTGGCTCTGACATCATCTCCGTGcacgcggagggcgcgtccACCATCCACCTCCACCGCACCATCAACCAGATCAAGGACCTCGGATGCAAGGCGGGCGTCGTGCTCAACCCCGGCACCCACCCCGACTGCCTCGAGTACATCCTCGACTGCGTCGACCTCATCCTCGTCATGTCCGTCAACCCCGGCTTCGGCGGCCAGTCCTTCATCGAGTCGCAGGTTGACAAGATCAAGAAGATCAAGGCCATgtgcgacgcgaagggcgtcAACCCCTGGATCgaggtcgacggcggcgtctcccccGCCAACGCCTACAAGGTGATCGATGccggcgccaacgcgctcgtcgcgggctcCGCCGTCTTCAACTCCGACGACTACGCCAAGGCCATTGCGGGCATCAAGGCGTCCAAGGCTCCCAAGTAA